The genomic interval TAAAGCAACTTTAAGGAGAGAGTTGAATTAAACCCTTTTTAAGTGGTCGCTCTTTTAAAACTCGTTTGAAATACCAAAAAAGAAAGGAGGAATATACGGAAGCATAAATTTAAAATGTAAAGATTGACTGTAGATAGAGACACAGTTAAATAAGCAGAATGAATAATTTTAAAAGTAAGAAAAAATGAAAAAGAAAATTTTGGGAGCTGTAGCTGCTACAGCATTTGCCGCCGTAATGGCATTAAACTTAAATGTTGGCATTGGTGCCAATGAAACATCTGCCTTGACTATGAATAATATAGAGGCTTTGGCCAATGGTGAAGGTGCCGATTGCCCGAACGGATGCAAAGATGTTGGATGGGGAACTCAAGAAATATTAAAATGTGATTGTACTTATACAAGCTATTTTTCGAGTTGTGATTCTTGGGGTTGTTGATCTGATTTAAGGGAGCAAAAGCTCCCTTAAATTTAAATTTTACTATATAATATATGCGTAATTTATATTTATTTATAATAGGACTTGTGTTACTATTCTCATGTAACAATAGCGAAACTAGGGAAACGAAAGAGTTTCCAAGGCATATTACATTAACTGCTCAAAAGCAGCAAATAGATCAGGTAATAAAACCTGTAAATATGACTATATATGACGATTTTTTGATTATTCAAAACGATCGAATTCCTGATTCACATTGTTTTTATGTGTATTCTATCGAAACACTAGACTTCCTTTACAGTTTTGGCTCATTTGGAGAAAGTGAAGATGAGTATCTTGCACCTCGTATTTCCCGTAGTGTTGACAACGAACATTTTGCTGTTTTCGATCAAAGAACTCGGAATATCAATTTGTATAATATTACTAATGAGTCTGCTGAACTTGTTGAACGAAAGAATATGAATGAACCTACTAAGTTCCCTCTTCAGGAATTGAGTTTTGTCAATGATTCTGTCCTTCTTTATTTATCAGTAGATAACAAGGTTGTATCATATAACCTGAATCAGGAGAGCATAGTCGATACAATACAATTCGACACGGGAATTGAGAGCTATTTAGGCGGTGAATATAGTCAGTCTATGGATTTTTTCCATTTTGCTAATTATGGCAATAGAATCGTTACTGGACACAATTTCATAAATAGAATAACCGCTAATCAATCTGATGATAGAGGCCTTTTTCAAACAAATGTTGTTTCTATGACAAAAGAAAGGCCGAATAATTTTAACTCGAGTTTATATGATAATATTTATCAGTACGTATACGTTTATGCTAGTGCGGAAAATGTCTTTGCACAGTATTCCGGATATAAATTTAAAACATTGCAGCCGTTTCCAATGAACATGGGCAAAAGGCATTTCGACTTCCTGATGGAAGTTTATGATTGGGATTTAAAGCCTAAAGTTTTGTTGGAATTTGATAATAATATTATGACTTGTGTAATTGATGAAGAGAGAAAGAGAATTATAACTTGGGATCCATTAGAAGATTTGAACTATTTATTGGTTTACGATTATGATATTTAATTTGAAGATTCTAAAAACAATTTTCACAACCATCGACAAAGTCGTTGGTTGTGGATCTGGAAGTAGTTTTTTCAAGCGAATCTAAAACGTTTTTCATGTCGTTTCTCATTTGTTCGGTTGCAGGCGAAGTAATCTTAATATTCGTATCTAATAGGTTCTGTACACTTTCTTTTGCTTTCTCCAAATCATTGATTTCTATGTACAATCGTGTCAACAAATAAGATGGATACAACCTATGAGGAACCAAGTTCATTGCAAATAAATAATGTTCAATAGCCTGATCATATTCTCCCAATGCTTGATGATTTTTTCCTAAAATATTATATATCATGGGGTCGCAACTGCGCTCCTTAGCTCTTCCTAAGATTAAATTGCTAGTACGATAGTCTTTTATATTGGATAGTATATGACCATATTCAAAAAGATACTCTACATTGTGTTTTAAAGCCTCATATTCTTCTGAATATGACTTTTCTGCTGTTTCATAAGATTTTGTGTTGTATAGGTAACGAGACTTTGTCCATGCTTGATAAGATTCATATATCTCCTTCTGCTGAGCAGCAATATATACAGTCGAACAAAATGCAGAAATGTAAAACAAAAATACAGGAACTCGTGCGATCGGTTTATTGATACTTTCGTAGTCTTCTGAAGAGTTGCATATAGCGATCAGGACGATAAGGGAAATAACAAATGGCATTAGACTAAAAGGGTAGGACATACCCGCAAACACCAATAAAGAAATCAAACCACCTAACGGTGCTATCTTTTTGTTCTTAATAGCCGAAGAAATGGAGAGAGCTAAAATTGTAAGGAAAAGCAAAAAGGGAAAAATTCCCCACTCCGCACATATCTGAAGATATTCATTGAATGCGTATTGAGGAACACCTGCAATCATTTCTTCTTGTTCCGTTCCATTTTTGTTTTCGAAATATTCTGCTTGATATTTACCATAGCTTCCTGCATAGAATCCTATACCAACACCAAATGGATTGTCTTTAATTTGTTCGATTGTATTTTTCCAGATCAGGAATCTACCGTCTGCTGAATCTTTTTTGAAGACATAGAGACTATAAAATGCAACAGTGAGAGCCATAAGTCCAATAAAGGAAATAAAGGCAATTTTTTTCCGTTTAACTGTCGCAAAGAGATTAATTAGCTGTCGATTATTAAAAATCATAACAGCTAGGCATCCCGCGATTGCGGAAAGCCACGAAGCACGGCTAGCTGTGGAAGGGAGAATAATTACGATAGATATAAATGATGTGGCTGCAATTGCTAATATTGCGTTTCTTGTAATTTTTCCATTTAATGCATTGTTTCCGCGTAGAAAAAAATGTAATGCCATGGGAGCTATCATTGCCAGATAACCTGCATAAGGCCCAGGATTATAAAATGATCCTGTAGTTTTGAACAGCGAATGTTGGGAATGAGTGAATCCATATAGCTGTCTTAGACCCCAGACCGCTTCAATAAATCCTGATAATAAAAAACAAACTATCAAGATTACAGATGAATTATGAACTTGAGATAGCTGTATCTTAATAAGGAAATATAAGATCAAAACATTGAATAGTGTCTGCGTGATCGGTGTCAGCTCTCTTGCTGGAAACCAGGTTATTACTATTCCCGATATCATAAATAATAAAAACAAGCCATCGACTATGGAAAACCCGATAGGATTTTTGTTGATCAGATAGGAACAAAAGGTAGCTAAAGCGACAGCTGGCAAGGTTTTGTAGAACCAAAAGGTTTGACCAATAACAATTCCTTGAGTTATGGAATCATCAACTACGAAAACTGTACATAACAATAACATTAAGGGTGTTGTACATATATAGCTAAGTATAAGTTTTAAATTTGGCGTCCACATTTACTCGATTCTTTTTAAAATCCGTTCAAACCTATGTTTTCCAGTTGCTGGATTTTTTGAACTCCAAATCCTTGTTGCGATCCCCGTGATACAATATTCAGGCAGAAGTCCCCAATAACGTGAGTCTTGGGAGTTTAACCCGTTGTCGCCAGCTAAAAAATAATAGTTTCGGCTGAATACAAAGTGATCGATTTTCTGAGTATCCAGATAGATTTCACCGGCCTCCATGGAAAGCTTCTGATCGGTTTCGTCTTCGATCAGTTTTTTATAAAGAATGTAATTACGAGAATCAATTTGCAAGCTATCCCCAATTTTTGGAATATATAGGGGGCCGAAATCTTTGATATTCCAATTGTAAACAGAATCATAGGGGAATGTTGTGTATATACGCTCCATTCTTTTCAAGTCTAAATCTGACATTAAGCTAATATTCTCTTGGGATGAGGTTAATCCTGATGATCCCATTTTTCCATGAATTTTAAAAAAGCCATTTATAATTTCAATCGTGTCGCCAGGCAAACCAATACATCGTTTAATGAAATAGCGATTTAAGTCCATTTCGATCTTTGCCCAGGTATCTCGATGTGGAAAATTAAATACTATTAACTCATTGTGTTTGATTTTTCTCATCCCTTTTATACGGATCAATGATTTCTCGGGATTCGAATTAAATAGATTGATAATCCTACCTCCAAACAGTAGTTTGTTGACAAGAATTTTATCTCCTATCATAAGTGTAGGAGACATGGAGTTGGAAGGTATGGTGTATATTGAGAATACAAATACACGTAACAACACAACAATCAAAATGGTTATAATCGCGAGCGAAAGGTAGAAACCGATAGGTCTTAGTACCGATTTTATTTTTGACATAAAAAGGTTCTATTCCTGGTCACCCTATTCGTTGATAATTTGTTTATATAATTCCCAAATCTTTAGATTGAGTGTGGGGTTGCCTATTGACACTACTTTGTTTTCGCGATCTAAGAGGAAACATTGATATTCCATTTCTGAAGGGAAGGAATTTAGCTCCTGTAATTTGCCGGCTCTGTCCATATAAATAATAGGGTCAAATTTATCACGGAGAATTAAATGTTGTAGTTCCTTTTCGTTTTGTGGTTTGAAGTAGAAGAGGAAATCAACCTCATCTCCAAACAAGGAATCAGCTTCTTGGATGTAATTTTTCCATGCTTGCAATCGTAGTTTACAACTGGTACAACCGGTAGAATCGGTATATAAGAATACTTTATAATTAGCATTCGAGGAACTCATAAAAGTGTCTCTGTTCAAAGAGTAAGCATCGATATCTTCCGGTATCTGAATTGTTTTCCCCATCCACTCGGATACTATTTTTTCGGCTTTTTTGTTTTCTCGATTACAAGCGCCAATGATGACACAAAATGTTAAAAGTAATAGTGTAGCTTTTTTAGTCATATCTGAACTTTTTTAAAGGTTGATTACTATTTACGTCAAGACCTAGGATATATTTGTCTTTTTCGTTGATATGGAAACCTGTGATATAAGAGTCTAACTTATATTCAATCTTTGGCGTACCGTCAAGAGAGAAAACGTGTATGCTGTTTCCGCCTTCGTGTGTCACTTTTCCTCGTTTAATGTCTTCAAAAGAATGACCCCAAAATAATGCATAGATACTTTCGTTTCCTACGTACACATCACTATAACCCATTATGCCGTTGGGGATAGCATGGCCTCCTTTTACAATGAACTCTGGTTCTTCGTTTTTTACTATATTGATCGTTCTTTTCTTTTTTAGATCATAGATTTCCAACACTTGGCCTAACTGACTAACCATCGCAAGGATACCATGTTCAGCATTATAATCTATAAACGAACGCCAGGCTTGGGCTAAAGCAACTTGAGGAGTCTTGGTTTCTAAAACATCGCTTGCAGGTATCTTAAAGACACGATCAATTATCTTCCCTTCATGGTTTATGAGATTAATCCGGTATTCTCCTGTATAGTCTGGTACAATGAATGTTGAATCATTCAAGAAGTCGAAATCGAGTACACGAATGAGATCATCGTCCAATAAGATTGTTTTGTCTGGTTCCGTAAAACCATTAGAGAAAGAAACTAGTTTTTGTTTGTTGGCATCTAACGACCAAAGAATTCCATGTTCATCCAACCGAATGTTTTCTGCATCCAAAAAATCGTTAGGAGCCTGACCATATTTCATAAAGCTATTTTTATGTTTTAAAGAAGGATATGCAAATTCATGAGCATAATGTGCCTTTGGATGTAGATCCATTATATAAAGTAAAGATCCTCCTTGTCGAAGCCGGAAAGGGTATTTAAGATGTATGTCAGTAATCGGTACAGTAGTACCGGCAAGTTGAATTTTATCATCAAAGTGCATAAGCTTTTTACTCTTTGCTTTGTTGCAGGAAAGTAGAAGAATCACAAAGAATAAATTAAATACGATTCGGAAGCCTCTTTTCATTATTTATAGAACGTATTTAACCTTTATAGTACTGGTAGGACAATCTAGAGAGCCCAAATGATAACAGTAGGGTTCAGGGTTTTCGGAATCTGCTAAGGCTTCAACAATTTCCAATTTAAGCAGAAAATTTTCATATTTTTCGTCGCCTTCTAGGTTTATAATACAGGATATTGCTATTGCAAAACAGATTATAATAAATTTGATATACTTTTTCATTGCTTAGTCTTAGTTTTGAGTTAATTGATTATCGGGATCAAAATAAGTATTATGAGCTACTTAGCTAGATAATTGCTAGTGCTCAATTCTTGCTCAATTCTTATCGAATTATATGCTGTCAGCTATTAATTATGTTTTGAAAATGCTGTATTGCTAATAAAAAAGTAGTTGAATATTGTCTATATTCGTTATTTCGGTTCCACGAGAAGTTTTTTGGAGTATGAACGTAGAAAATAAGCGAATTAGAATAATAGTTACTTCAATCTTAATTGCGATTTTATTTGGTCAGGGCATCTGGGTGCATAATATGAATCAGGTTTATCGAGTTCAATTCACGGAAATTGTTGCTAAAGCTATTGAAACAGCAATATTGAAGGAGGTATCAAGCAGACATGAACAAATGGGGGGAACTATCGCCTTTTCGCGTTTGACGGATCCGAAGGACACATCGCGTTATATTACCAAAACCCTACGATCAGCTGATACATCATTACAAGTGACCTTCGATCGTTACGATCCTAATGCTCAGAAAAAGCTTTTTCAATTTCTATTAAAAGATGATCTACCATTAAATGTTCAGCAACTCGATAGTCTTTTTCGGGTAGAACTGACGAGATATAAATTTCCGTTGGCACGTACAGTAATCGAATATATAGATCTGAAAACTGGTAAAGTGTTACGAAGTTCGAGTAGTATTTCTTCTCCCTCTCGCAAATGGTTGTCATCTGAACTGGTTGTTGTTGATATTTTTGAAACTATTGGAGTCCGGGCCTATGCGGAAACTACATCAACAGCTGTTTTGAAACGAATGGCCTTCCAGTTATTATTGTCTTTTCTTTTAATTTCCTTCTGTGTCTTTTTTCTTTTTACCATTATTCGAACATTCTTTTGGAAGGAAAAGGTTGAAGCCATGAGGAAAGAGTCCATCAACACGCTGACCCATGAGTTCAAGCGCCCGATTTCCAGTGCGGTAGCACAGGTTTCGCTCATCCCATATTATCTTAAAAAAGAGAACCCTGATAAAGCAAGCCAATATGCTGAAAACACGTTGTTGGAGCTTAACAAGCTAACCGCATACACAGAGCGTATCCAAAGCATCAGTAAGGGTACGGAGCCTCATCTGGCTCTGAACAGGGTTTCGGTTTACCTGCCTGACTTTTTTAAACGTGTGAAGAAGAAATACGCTGAAACGCCCGAAAAGAAGATTGATCTCGATGTTAAATTCAACAGTAAATTCGAGTATTTTACCATGGACCTCTTGCACATGTCAAATGTACTGGACAACCTGATAGAGAACGCGATTAAATATTCCAAAGATTACCTGAAGATAGATGTGGATGTGCAGGACGGCAAGGAGGGCTTGCTTATCCGGGTGAAGGACAACGGTATCGGTATAGCAAAGGCTGAAGTGACTAAGGTGTTCGACCGCTACTTCCGTTCATCTAATGTTCAACAGACGAACGCCAATGGTTTTGGCCTAGGGCTGACTTATTGTAAGCTGGTTGTCGAGGAACATGGTGGCTCGATCAACGTTGATAGTGAACTTGGGGTAGGCTCCACCTTTTCGGTGCGTTTACCTCTAGCAAGTTGAATTTGAATCCAAGCACTCTTTATTGCTAAATTTGTATTATATTTCAGGTATAGATGATGCGGAAGA from Pedobacter indicus carries:
- the lepB gene encoding signal peptidase I, with product MSKIKSVLRPIGFYLSLAIITILIVVLLRVFVFSIYTIPSNSMSPTLMIGDKILVNKLLFGGRIINLFNSNPEKSLIRIKGMRKIKHNELIVFNFPHRDTWAKIEMDLNRYFIKRCIGLPGDTIEIINGFFKIHGKMGSSGLTSSQENISLMSDLDLKRMERIYTTFPYDSVYNWNIKDFGPLYIPKIGDSLQIDSRNYILYKKLIEDETDQKLSMEAGEIYLDTQKIDHFVFSRNYYFLAGDNGLNSQDSRYWGLLPEYCITGIATRIWSSKNPATGKHRFERILKRIE
- a CDS encoding O-antigen ligase family protein, with translation MLLLCTVFVVDDSITQGIVIGQTFWFYKTLPAVALATFCSYLINKNPIGFSIVDGLFLLFMISGIVITWFPARELTPITQTLFNVLILYFLIKIQLSQVHNSSVILIVCFLLSGFIEAVWGLRQLYGFTHSQHSLFKTTGSFYNPGPYAGYLAMIAPMALHFFLRGNNALNGKITRNAILAIAATSFISIVIILPSTASRASWLSAIAGCLAVMIFNNRQLINLFATVKRKKIAFISFIGLMALTVAFYSLYVFKKDSADGRFLIWKNTIEQIKDNPFGVGIGFYAGSYGKYQAEYFENKNGTEQEEMIAGVPQYAFNEYLQICAEWGIFPFLLFLTILALSISSAIKNKKIAPLGGLISLLVFAGMSYPFSLMPFVISLIVLIAICNSSEDYESINKPIARVPVFLFYISAFCSTVYIAAQQKEIYESYQAWTKSRYLYNTKSYETAEKSYSEEYEALKHNVEYLFEYGHILSNIKDYRTSNLILGRAKERSCDPMIYNILGKNHQALGEYDQAIEHYLFAMNLVPHRLYPSYLLTRLYIEINDLEKAKESVQNLLDTNIKITSPATEQMRNDMKNVLDSLEKTTSRSTTNDFVDGCENCF
- a CDS encoding NVEALA domain-containing protein, encoding MKKKILGAVAATAFAAVMALNLNVGIGANETSALTMNNIEALANGEGADCPNGCKDVGWGTQEILKCDCTYTSYFSSCDSWGC
- a CDS encoding sensor histidine kinase; the encoded protein is MNVENKRIRIIVTSILIAILFGQGIWVHNMNQVYRVQFTEIVAKAIETAILKEVSSRHEQMGGTIAFSRLTDPKDTSRYITKTLRSADTSLQVTFDRYDPNAQKKLFQFLLKDDLPLNVQQLDSLFRVELTRYKFPLARTVIEYIDLKTGKVLRSSSSISSPSRKWLSSELVVVDIFETIGVRAYAETTSTAVLKRMAFQLLLSFLLISFCVFFLFTIIRTFFWKEKVEAMRKESINTLTHEFKRPISSAVAQVSLIPYYLKKENPDKASQYAENTLLELNKLTAYTERIQSISKGTEPHLALNRVSVYLPDFFKRVKKKYAETPEKKIDLDVKFNSKFEYFTMDLLHMSNVLDNLIENAIKYSKDYLKIDVDVQDGKEGLLIRVKDNGIGIAKAEVTKVFDRYFRSSNVQQTNANGFGLGLTYCKLVVEEHGGSINVDSELGVGSTFSVRLPLAS
- a CDS encoding NVEALA domain-containing protein, which produces MKKYIKFIIICFAIAISCIINLEGDEKYENFLLKLEIVEALADSENPEPYCYHLGSLDCPTSTIKVKYVL
- a CDS encoding BF3164 family lipoprotein, whose product is MKRGFRIVFNLFFVILLLSCNKAKSKKLMHFDDKIQLAGTTVPITDIHLKYPFRLRQGGSLLYIMDLHPKAHYAHEFAYPSLKHKNSFMKYGQAPNDFLDAENIRLDEHGILWSLDANKQKLVSFSNGFTEPDKTILLDDDLIRVLDFDFLNDSTFIVPDYTGEYRINLINHEGKIIDRVFKIPASDVLETKTPQVALAQAWRSFIDYNAEHGILAMVSQLGQVLEIYDLKKKRTINIVKNEEPEFIVKGGHAIPNGIMGYSDVYVGNESIYALFWGHSFEDIKRGKVTHEGGNSIHVFSLDGTPKIEYKLDSYITGFHINEKDKYILGLDVNSNQPLKKFRYD